The Polypterus senegalus isolate Bchr_013 chromosome 9, ASM1683550v1, whole genome shotgun sequence genome includes a window with the following:
- the LOC120535686 gene encoding vesicle-associated membrane protein 1-like: protein MSAPAAPGAPGEANEGQDGAPGGGPPGPPNTSSNRRLQQSQAQVEEVVDIMRVNVEKVLERDQKLSELDERANALEAGASQFESSAAKLKSKYWWKNCKMMIISGAICAIIIGIIFIHFFT, encoded by the exons GTCTGCTCCTGCAGCTCCTGGTGCCCCTGGTGAAGCTAATGAGGGCCAAGATGGGGCACCAGGTGGGGGACCTCCTGGACCTCCAAATACAAGCAGCAACAGGAGGCTGCAACAGAGTCAAGCGCAGGTCGAAGAG GTTGTGGACATCATGCGAGTGAATGTGGAAAAAGTACTGGAGAGGGACCAGAAGCTTTCTGAACTGGATGAACGTGCAAATGCACTTGAGGCTGGTGCCTCTCAGTTTGAGAGCAGTGCTGCTAAGCTGAAGAGCAAATACTGGTGGAAAAACTGTAAG atgaTGATAATATCTGGAGCAATATGTGCAATCATTATAGGAATAATATTTA ttCACTTTTTCACTTGA